Proteins from one Cellulosilyticum lentocellum DSM 5427 genomic window:
- a CDS encoding WXG100 family type VII secretion target produces MSSSSLASKIQETSSSLKNNTRQMRADVEVAKKNWNGSSYDNFRASYSELEKKFLALNSNWGNVASQLNSLSRAIEEAEREKRAKLAEARRKNK; encoded by the coding sequence ATGTCATCATCATCTTTAGCGAGTAAGATTCAAGAAACTTCTAGTAGTTTAAAGAATAACACTAGACAAATGAGAGCAGATGTAGAAGTTGCCAAAAAGAACTGGAATGGAAGTAGTTATGATAATTTTAGAGCCTCTTATAGTGAACTTGAAAAGAAATTTTTAGCATTAAATAGTAATTGGGGAAATGTAGCAAGTCAATTAAATAGTTTATCGAGAGCAATAGAAGAAGCAGAGAGAGAAAAAAGAGCTAAATTAGCCGAAGCTAGGAGAAAAAACAAGTAA